One part of the Gemmatimonadales bacterium genome encodes these proteins:
- a CDS encoding group II intron maturase-specific domain-containing protein, whose protein sequence is MTRLGLEVNTAKTRIARLPEEAFDFLGYTIGRFHGKDGRAYIGTRPSRKSVKGLLRRIHERTTRQWYPDTPESTVARISSLLRGWCGYFDQGPVMDIYDRVRTYTERRIRRWLMRRTGRRGTGFRQIPDECLYGTLGLYRVPMRRADLPRAKV, encoded by the coding sequence ATGACGCGGCTCGGGCTGGAGGTGAACACGGCCAAGACCCGGATCGCCCGGTTGCCCGAGGAGGCGTTCGACTTCCTCGGCTACACGATCGGCCGCTTCCACGGCAAGGACGGGCGCGCCTACATCGGCACCCGGCCGTCGCGGAAGTCGGTCAAGGGCCTGCTCCGACGGATCCACGAGCGGACCACGCGGCAATGGTACCCGGACACCCCGGAGAGCACGGTGGCCCGTATCAGCAGCCTGCTTCGCGGCTGGTGCGGCTACTTCGACCAGGGCCCGGTCATGGACATCTATGACCGCGTCCGGACCTACACGGAGCGGCGTATCCGGCGCTGGTTGATGCGCCGCACGGGACGACGAGGCACCGGGTTCCGCCAGATCCCGGACGAGTGCCTCTACGGGACACTCGGCCTCTACCGCGTCCCGATGCGGCGCGCCGACCTGCCGAGAGCGAAGGTCTGA